A portion of the Nitrospira defluvii genome contains these proteins:
- a CDS encoding ATP-binding protein: protein MQIEYTFLRSRVARRVFVLFILCALLPVGALSLVSLADVRSQLTQQAERRVRQESKAMGMAVYQRLLLLEAELLSTIAQRHAGAAPQVGESPSQMLPSLPGFVGMAAVSEAGETSVFLGELRSLPAFTQAQRALLHQNKTLLAVESSGADGPRVFLSRLSEFDGRMVVAEIHHEFLWDLVGSMTLPADTSMCVFGQAGEILFCSHGVSATLLQQWSARGEGGAGLFEWRDEQDVYLAGSWAIPLRFQFSTAPWTVVLSEPRSSVLAPLGRFHYRFILIVAIALLAVALLSVSQIRKTMIPLEQLGEGTKRVAARNFSQPVRVESGDEFEELAVSFNAMANRLNQQFTQLATIHEIDRSVLSVLDPSRIVDTVLARLRDVSPCEGIAVLLVDPADAARGWLYARLGSDQAQTGVTGVAVSEEDRRLLVTHQGSATLARPSTGGVFGPLCVAGVASLLVLPLFRSRDLLGGIALSYRRAPGMNDDQLAQLRQLADQVAVALSNASDLAERKRAETSLRESNTRLEQALTDLQTAQQQMVQQERLRALGQMASGIAHDFNNTLSPIMGFSELLLIAPQMSADPVQLKEYLQTINMAAKDAAKVVSRLREFYRPRLDADLAGIVDLNSLVQQSVKLSQPKWKDQALANGVAVEIKTELDSVPPVAGHESELREVLTNLVFNAVDAMPKSGSITLRTKADGAHVRLEVTDTGTGMTEEVRRRCLEPFFSTKGEKGSGLGLAMVYGIIKRLRGTIDITSAVGVGTTFSIRLPIQAEQEAGTKQEGHSLDGVRLRILVVDDDPLVGRVTGEYLRVAGHQVEVVTSAAEAVKRFNPERVHLVVTDHGMPHMTGRQLAEVIKQVSPDTPVVLLTGGDELDVTETASSAVDAELSKPLTMAALQRTLSTLTFPRALPAQSGKEIGEAA, encoded by the coding sequence GTGCAGATCGAGTACACCTTCCTCCGCAGCCGTGTCGCCCGCCGCGTGTTTGTGCTCTTCATCCTCTGTGCGCTCTTGCCGGTCGGTGCGTTGAGCCTGGTCTCGCTCGCTGACGTGAGGAGTCAGCTCACGCAGCAGGCCGAGCGTCGTGTGCGGCAGGAAAGCAAAGCCATGGGCATGGCCGTCTATCAACGGCTGTTGCTCCTGGAAGCGGAACTCCTGTCGACCATCGCGCAACGGCATGCGGGTGCGGCGCCGCAGGTTGGGGAGTCGCCGTCGCAGATGCTGCCGAGCCTTCCGGGCTTTGTCGGGATGGCCGCTGTGTCCGAGGCCGGCGAGACCTCCGTGTTTCTTGGTGAGTTGCGTTCTCTCCCGGCCTTCACCCAGGCGCAGCGGGCACTGCTGCATCAAAACAAGACGCTGCTCGCCGTCGAATCGTCCGGCGCGGATGGGCCTCGCGTCTTCCTCTCCAGACTGTCCGAATTCGACGGGCGAATGGTCGTGGCGGAAATCCATCACGAATTTCTATGGGACCTGGTCGGCAGCATGACGTTGCCGGCCGACACCTCGATGTGTGTCTTCGGCCAGGCCGGGGAAATATTGTTCTGCAGTCATGGCGTCTCTGCGACGTTGCTGCAGCAGTGGTCGGCGCGGGGAGAAGGCGGCGCCGGGTTATTCGAGTGGCGAGACGAACAAGATGTGTATCTGGCCGGGTCCTGGGCGATCCCGCTACGGTTCCAGTTTTCGACCGCGCCGTGGACGGTGGTGTTGAGCGAGCCCCGGAGTTCCGTGCTGGCGCCGCTTGGGAGGTTTCACTACCGGTTCATATTGATCGTCGCGATCGCGCTGCTGGCCGTGGCGCTGCTCAGCGTGAGTCAGATTCGCAAAACCATGATTCCCCTTGAGCAACTCGGGGAAGGAACCAAACGCGTCGCGGCGAGAAACTTCTCACAACCGGTGCGGGTCGAGAGCGGAGATGAATTTGAGGAACTCGCCGTCTCTTTTAATGCCATGGCGAACCGGCTGAATCAGCAGTTCACCCAACTGGCAACCATCCACGAAATTGACCGCTCGGTGCTGTCGGTGCTGGATCCCAGTCGCATTGTGGATACCGTCTTGGCCCGATTGCGTGACGTGTCGCCCTGCGAGGGAATTGCGGTTCTGCTGGTCGATCCTGCTGATGCGGCACGCGGGTGGCTGTATGCCCGCCTCGGGTCGGATCAGGCACAGACCGGCGTAACGGGCGTGGCGGTGAGCGAGGAGGACCGCCGATTGCTCGTGACTCACCAAGGCAGCGCGACCTTGGCCAGGCCGTCAACGGGCGGCGTGTTCGGGCCGCTCTGCGTTGCCGGCGTTGCCTCGTTGCTGGTGCTGCCGTTGTTCCGTTCTCGCGACCTGCTGGGCGGGATTGCGCTCAGTTATCGGCGCGCCCCAGGCATGAATGACGATCAGCTCGCGCAATTGCGGCAATTGGCTGATCAGGTGGCGGTGGCGCTGAGTAATGCGTCCGATCTGGCGGAGCGTAAACGGGCGGAGACGTCGCTGCGTGAGAGCAATACACGTCTTGAGCAAGCGCTGACCGACCTGCAAACGGCGCAGCAGCAGATGGTGCAACAGGAACGGCTTCGCGCCCTCGGCCAAATGGCCAGCGGCATCGCCCACGACTTCAACAACACCCTGTCGCCGATTATGGGATTCAGCGAACTGTTGCTCATTGCTCCACAGATGTCCGCCGACCCCGTGCAACTGAAGGAATATCTACAGACGATCAATATGGCCGCCAAGGATGCCGCGAAGGTTGTGAGCCGCCTGCGCGAGTTTTATCGCCCTCGCCTCGACGCGGACCTGGCCGGCATTGTCGATCTGAACAGTTTGGTCCAGCAAAGTGTGAAACTGAGCCAGCCGAAATGGAAGGACCAGGCCTTGGCGAACGGGGTGGCTGTCGAAATCAAGACGGAATTGGATTCGGTACCTCCGGTGGCCGGGCATGAATCGGAGTTACGCGAAGTGTTGACCAATCTGGTGTTCAACGCCGTGGATGCCATGCCGAAGAGCGGCTCGATCACGTTGCGGACGAAAGCGGATGGTGCCCATGTGAGACTGGAAGTCACCGACACCGGCACGGGCATGACCGAAGAGGTGCGGCGGCGTTGTCTCGAACCGTTTTTTTCCACCAAGGGCGAAAAAGGGTCCGGGCTCGGCTTGGCCATGGTGTACGGGATCATCAAACGGCTGCGCGGGACGATCGACATCACCAGTGCCGTCGGAGTCGGGACGACCTTCAGCATTCGTCTGCCGATTCAGGCCGAACAAGAGGCCGGCACCAAGCAGGAAGGTCACAGTCTGGACGGTGTGCGGCTGAGGATTCTCGTGGTCGACGACGATCCGCTGGTGGGGCGTGTCACCGGAGAATATCTGCGAGTGGCCGGTCATCAGGTGGAGGTGGTGACCAGCGCGGCCGAGGCTGTGAAGCGGTTCAATCCCGAGCGGGTGCATCTGGTCGTGACCGACCACGGCATGCCGCACATGACCGGGCGGCAATTGGCCGAGGTGATTAAGCAGGTGTCGCCGGACACCCCGGTGGTGCTTCTGACCGGCGGCGACGAGCTTGATGTCACGGAGACCGCGTCGTCGGCCGTCGATGCCGAGCTGAGCAAGCCGTTGACCATGGCGGCATTACAGCGGACCTTGTCCACTCTCACCTTTCCCCGCGCACTCCCTGCGCAGAGCGGAAAAGAAATTGGCGAGGCGGCCTGA
- a CDS encoding type II secretion system protein, with the protein MTHAVLDRRQQGFTIIELAIVTVIVGLLAGLAVPTYLGYLDKARITRCIAEIRYISRAIDSYKTAYDVYPNTLADAGAGDIVDPWGNSYEYLNIASLSLPGNGGGNAGGNGNAGGDGGAGGGSGNSSGGGGGGGGGGNGNGGGNSGAWQWLLPNEAYAAAGGNASRGTPRKDRFLHPINSDYDLYSMGKDGESVEPLTARKSHDDIIRANDGSFVGLAVEF; encoded by the coding sequence ATGACTCACGCCGTTCTCGATCGTCGCCAACAGGGATTTACCATCATCGAGTTGGCGATTGTGACGGTGATTGTCGGTCTCCTAGCCGGATTGGCCGTGCCGACCTACCTGGGATATTTGGACAAGGCCAGAATTACACGTTGCATCGCCGAAATTCGCTATATCTCCCGCGCCATCGATTCGTACAAGACCGCGTACGATGTCTACCCGAACACATTGGCGGATGCGGGAGCAGGCGATATTGTTGACCCCTGGGGCAATTCCTACGAATATCTGAACATAGCGTCCCTAAGCCTGCCTGGGAATGGTGGTGGCAACGCGGGCGGCAACGGCAATGCAGGAGGGGACGGCGGTGCCGGCGGTGGAAGCGGAAATTCCTCCGGTGGTGGAGGAGGCGGTGGGGGCGGCGGCAATGGCAACGGCGGAGGGAACAGCGGTGCTTGGCAATGGCTCCTGCCGAATGAGGCCTACGCCGCAGCCGGCGGGAATGCTTCCAGAGGTACGCCTCGCAAGGACCGGTTTCTGCACCCGATCAATTCCGACTACGATCTGTACAGTATGGGCAAAGACGGGGAGAGTGTCGAACCCCTGACGGCCAGGAAAAGTCATGACGATATCATTCGCGCGAATGACGGCAGCTTTGTCGGGCTGGCGGTAGAATTTTAG